In the genome of Acidobacteriota bacterium, one region contains:
- a CDS encoding insulinase family protein yields MRSRALAPLLTVLLAVVALVSAAPPETVVRPTRFDYKMTTLSNGLQVVFLEDHSTPIVHLALWYHVGSKDEKPGRTGFAHLFEHLMFKGSKNVRPDQHPSWITSIGGESNAETDEDSTIYWETVPSHYLPLVLWLEADRMASLDVSDEKFKTELEVVKEERRMRVENQPFGLLPEIIFDKAFTTHPYKHQTIGSMRDLEAASIADVREFHDTYYVPNNATAVLVGDFETAEAQALVERYLGRVPRGKPVPRNIPAEPPHTREERVTVTQPWPLPAVVVAYHITRDGHPDAYPLHILAKILSDGDSSRLYRSLVYQKQVALAAFGEAKLIEHPNLFYAVAIVQTGHRPEDVLRELQGEIDKVKEAGVTAEELARAKRQFARDYILGRESVRQKALHLGHAVVIHDDIRTADQEFDLFQDVTLEDVQRVARTYFTADSRLLMTVMPGAPAAGVSR; encoded by the coding sequence ATGCGTTCCAGAGCGTTGGCGCCGCTGCTGACGGTGCTGCTGGCGGTCGTCGCGCTCGTCAGCGCCGCGCCACCCGAGACGGTCGTTCGGCCCACCCGGTTCGACTACAAGATGACGACGCTCTCCAACGGGCTGCAGGTCGTCTTCCTCGAAGATCACTCGACGCCGATCGTGCACCTCGCGCTCTGGTACCACGTCGGATCGAAGGACGAGAAGCCGGGCCGCACCGGCTTCGCGCACTTGTTCGAGCACCTGATGTTCAAGGGATCGAAGAACGTGCGGCCCGATCAGCACCCGTCGTGGATTACGAGCATCGGCGGCGAATCGAACGCGGAAACCGACGAAGACTCGACCATCTACTGGGAGACGGTGCCGTCTCACTACCTGCCGCTCGTCTTGTGGCTCGAGGCCGACCGGATGGCGTCGCTCGACGTCAGCGATGAGAAGTTCAAGACCGAGCTCGAGGTCGTGAAAGAAGAGCGCCGGATGCGCGTGGAGAACCAGCCGTTCGGGCTGCTGCCGGAGATCATCTTCGACAAGGCGTTCACGACGCATCCGTACAAACACCAGACGATCGGCAGCATGCGGGATCTCGAGGCCGCATCGATCGCGGACGTGCGCGAGTTCCACGACACCTACTACGTGCCGAACAACGCGACGGCCGTGCTCGTGGGCGACTTCGAGACCGCCGAGGCGCAGGCGCTGGTCGAGCGCTACCTGGGGCGCGTGCCCCGCGGCAAGCCGGTGCCGCGGAACATCCCGGCCGAGCCGCCCCACACCCGCGAGGAGCGGGTCACGGTCACGCAGCCGTGGCCGTTGCCCGCCGTCGTCGTCGCCTATCACATCACGCGCGACGGCCATCCGGACGCGTACCCGCTGCACATCCTCGCGAAGATTCTCTCGGACGGCGACAGCTCGCGTCTGTACCGGTCGCTCGTCTACCAGAAGCAGGTCGCGCTGGCCGCGTTCGGCGAGGCGAAGCTGATCGAGCATCCGAACCTCTTCTATGCCGTGGCCATCGTGCAGACGGGGCATCGTCCGGAGGACGTGTTGCGCGAGCTGCAGGGCGAGATCGACAAGGTCAAGGAAGCCGGCGTCACGGCCGAGGAGCTGGCGCGAGCGAAGCGGCAGTTCGCCCGCGACTACATCCTCGGCCGGGAGAGCGTCCGCCAAAAGGCGCTGCACCTGGGGCACGCCGTCGTGATCCACGACGACATCCGGACGGCCGATCAGGAGTTCGACCTGTTTCAGGACGTGACGCTCGAGGACGTGCAGCGCGTGGCCCGGACGTACTTCACCGCGGACTCGCGCCTGCTGATGACCGTCATGCCCGGAGCGCCGGCCGCCGGGGTGAGCCGATGA
- the gatC gene encoding Asp-tRNA(Asn)/Glu-tRNA(Gln) amidotransferase subunit GatC, with protein MAQRLDDADVRRIAALAHLELSADEVELFSKQLTDILAYVAELQSVDTSGIPPTSHPQAAEPAWRDDAPRPSIDRDAVLAGAPDASPRAGLFKVPKVL; from the coding sequence ATGGCTCAGCGGCTGGACGACGCGGACGTGCGCAGGATCGCGGCGCTCGCGCACCTCGAGCTGTCGGCGGACGAAGTCGAGCTGTTCTCGAAGCAACTGACCGACATCCTCGCGTACGTCGCGGAGCTGCAGAGCGTGGACACGTCCGGCATCCCCCCCACGTCACATCCGCAGGCCGCCGAGCCCGCGTGGCGTGACGACGCGCCGCGGCCGTCGATCGATCGCGACGCCGTGCTGGCGGGCGCACCTGACGCGTCGCCGCGCGCCGGCCTGTTCAAGGTCCCGAAGGTCCTCTGA
- a CDS encoding Hsp20/alpha crystallin family protein, with amino-acid sequence MNDFFSQTSPELAEDARRLLLEIDHGTPGASVAIGNCRPPLDILERPDALEIVMDVPGVPPDALRVAVRGNTLLVVGRKPSGPLEPNARFHLAERSYGRFARAVRLDGAFDGGHARAVIAGGQLRVTLPLLVDRRGRIFAIPVERG; translated from the coding sequence GTGAACGATTTCTTCAGTCAAACAAGCCCGGAACTGGCCGAAGATGCACGCCGTTTGCTGCTGGAAATCGACCACGGGACGCCGGGTGCGTCGGTGGCGATCGGGAACTGCCGTCCGCCGCTCGACATCCTGGAGCGTCCCGACGCGCTCGAGATCGTCATGGACGTGCCTGGCGTGCCGCCAGACGCGCTGCGCGTGGCCGTCCGAGGTAACACGCTGCTCGTCGTCGGCCGCAAGCCGAGCGGCCCGCTCGAGCCGAACGCCCGATTCCACCTCGCGGAACGCAGCTACGGGCGGTTCGCACGGGCCGTTCGCCTCGACGGCGCCTTCGACGGCGGGCACGCCCGGGCCGTGATCGCCGGCGGCCAACTGCGCGTCACGCTGCCGCTCCTCGTCGATCGCCGCGGCCGGATCTTCGCCATTCCGGTGGAACGCGGATGA
- the lpxD gene encoding UDP-3-O-(3-hydroxymyristoyl)glucosamine N-acyltransferase, which yields MTLAELADRLGCRLEGDGAIDVSRVAAIDDAGPGDVTFVTHRKYAAKLPATRAAAAIVDDTIDRAPCALLRARHPAVAVADAVALLMPPRRPAPGISPLAAIDPTAEIGAAVSIGPFVVIGARARVGSRTILEPHVVIGDDAIVGDDCLFHAHVSVRGRVEIGNRVVLQDAAVIGSDGFGFARRPDGTHQKIPQVGRVVIEDDVEIGAHTAVDRPAIGETRVGRGTKVDNLVQIAHGVRIGRNVLMAAQSGVAGSTWLGDDVVMAGQSGAAGHLHVGRGVVVSAKSVVTKDIDAGHHVAGIPAGDVGEWREEVVLIRRLPELRQTVADLDARLAAIEAKLMT from the coding sequence GTGACTCTCGCGGAGCTGGCCGATCGTCTCGGGTGCCGCCTCGAAGGCGACGGCGCCATCGACGTCAGCCGCGTGGCGGCCATCGACGACGCCGGGCCGGGCGACGTCACCTTCGTCACCCATCGGAAGTACGCCGCGAAGCTGCCGGCGACCCGGGCCGCGGCGGCGATCGTCGACGACACCATCGATCGCGCGCCCTGCGCGCTGCTGCGGGCGCGCCACCCTGCCGTCGCGGTCGCCGATGCGGTCGCGCTGCTGATGCCGCCGCGCCGGCCGGCGCCCGGCATCAGCCCGCTGGCCGCGATCGATCCGACGGCCGAGATCGGGGCCGCCGTGAGCATCGGCCCGTTCGTCGTCATCGGCGCCCGCGCGCGCGTCGGATCGCGGACGATCCTCGAGCCCCACGTCGTGATCGGCGACGACGCGATCGTGGGCGACGACTGTCTGTTCCACGCGCACGTGTCGGTCCGCGGGCGCGTCGAGATCGGGAATCGCGTCGTGCTGCAGGACGCCGCCGTCATCGGCAGCGACGGCTTCGGCTTCGCGCGGCGGCCCGACGGCACGCACCAGAAGATCCCGCAAGTGGGCCGCGTCGTCATCGAAGACGACGTGGAGATCGGCGCGCACACGGCGGTGGATCGTCCGGCGATCGGCGAGACGCGCGTCGGCCGCGGCACGAAGGTCGACAACCTCGTCCAGATCGCGCACGGCGTGCGGATCGGTCGAAACGTGCTGATGGCCGCGCAGTCGGGCGTGGCCGGCAGCACCTGGCTCGGCGACGACGTCGTCATGGCGGGGCAGTCGGGCGCGGCCGGGCACCTGCACGTGGGCCGCGGCGTCGTCGTGAGCGCGAAGTCGGTCGTCACGAAGGACATCGATGCCGGGCATCACGTCGCCGGGATTCCGGCGGGCGACGTCGGCGAGTGGCGCGAAGAGGTCGTGCTGATCCGCCGGCTGCCGGAACTGCGGCAGACGGTCGCCGATCTCGACGCTCGCCTGGCGGCGATCGAAGCAAAGTTGATGACATAA
- a CDS encoding exodeoxyribonuclease VII large subunit gives MPEAVGLPFDERPARARPLSVSDLTLALRRLIDERFGAVLVEGELSNCRQWSSGHLYFTLKDDRAQVRAVMFRTAVRSLTFRPEDGLRVVVRGRLSVYDAKGEYQIVCDTLEPQGLGALQAAFEQLKRRLQQDGLFDPARKRPLPLWPRRIGVVTSLDGAALRDILRVLTTRHPTARVVIRAARVQGEGAAEDLMRALRAIVRVPGLDVVLVGRGGGSIEDLWAFNDERLARAIAECPVPVISCVGHEVDFTIADFVADVRAATPSNAAEIVVERADHVVARIDRARHRLRACMSVALSRRLQRAERLRGRLEQWPTRVVMAERDGRQLALRLRHAVHNRIARQTQRFTVLSRRLERCDARRAIAELRTRLAVADGRLRGAIGHRRLAAGARVATVTAQLDALSPLAVLARGYAVCWNDARTAIIRTTRGVTPGDRVRVTLAEGELACRVEDAPPHTEP, from the coding sequence ATGCCCGAAGCCGTCGGCCTGCCGTTCGACGAGCGTCCCGCGCGCGCGCGGCCGTTGTCGGTCAGCGACCTCACGCTCGCGCTGCGCCGGCTCATCGACGAGCGCTTCGGCGCGGTGCTGGTCGAAGGCGAGCTGTCGAACTGCCGGCAGTGGAGCTCCGGCCATCTCTACTTCACGCTGAAGGACGACCGTGCGCAGGTGCGCGCGGTCATGTTCCGGACGGCCGTCCGCTCGCTGACGTTCCGTCCCGAGGACGGCCTGCGGGTCGTCGTGCGCGGCCGCCTGAGCGTCTACGACGCGAAGGGCGAGTACCAGATCGTCTGCGACACGCTCGAGCCGCAGGGTCTCGGCGCGTTGCAGGCCGCGTTCGAGCAGCTCAAGCGCCGGCTGCAGCAGGACGGGCTGTTCGACCCGGCCCGCAAGCGGCCGCTGCCGCTCTGGCCGCGGCGGATCGGCGTCGTCACGTCGCTCGACGGGGCGGCGCTGCGCGACATCCTGCGGGTGCTGACGACCCGCCATCCGACGGCTCGGGTGGTCATCCGGGCGGCGCGCGTGCAGGGTGAGGGTGCGGCCGAGGATCTGATGCGTGCCCTGCGCGCGATCGTGCGCGTGCCGGGCCTCGACGTCGTCCTCGTCGGCCGGGGCGGCGGCTCGATCGAGGATCTGTGGGCGTTCAACGACGAGCGGCTCGCGCGGGCGATCGCGGAGTGTCCCGTGCCGGTCATCTCGTGCGTGGGACACGAGGTGGACTTCACGATCGCGGATTTCGTCGCCGACGTGCGGGCGGCGACGCCGTCGAACGCCGCCGAGATCGTCGTCGAGCGCGCCGACCATGTCGTCGCCAGGATCGATCGCGCGAGGCACCGGCTGCGCGCGTGCATGAGCGTCGCGTTGAGCCGCCGCTTGCAGCGCGCCGAGCGGCTGCGCGGGCGGCTCGAGCAGTGGCCGACGCGCGTCGTGATGGCGGAGCGCGACGGCCGCCAGCTCGCGCTGCGGCTCCGGCATGCCGTGCACAACCGAATCGCCAGGCAGACGCAGCGGTTCACCGTCCTGTCGCGGCGTCTCGAACGGTGCGATGCGCGCCGCGCGATCGCCGAGTTGCGCACGCGGTTGGCCGTGGCCGACGGGCGCCTCCGCGGCGCCATCGGTCATCGCCGGCTGGCCGCCGGCGCGCGCGTCGCGACCGTGACGGCGCAGCTCGACGCGCTCAGCCCGCTCGCCGTGCTCGCGCGCGGCTACGCCGTGTGCTGGAACGACGCGCGGACGGCTATCATTCGCACGACACGCGGCGTCACGCCGGGCGATCGCGTCCGCGTGACGCTCGCCGAAGGCGAGCTGGCCTGCCGCGTGGAGGACGCCCCGCCCCACACGGAGCCCTGA
- a CDS encoding TIGR00282 family metallophosphoesterase has product MTRLLFIGDIVGKAGRELVRRGLGIIVARHQVDFVIVNGENVAAGFGITPDLADDLFGYGVHVITGGNHSWDKKEIVPYLADHPRLLRPANFPPGTPGVGHVVARAGNGVSVGVINLMGRVFMTAIDDPFRGAQAIVDRLRGEAQLLFVDFHAEATSEKVAMGWHLDGRVAAVVGTHTHVATADARVLPRGTAYITDVGMTGPHDSVIGVERAAVLQRFLTGLPQRFETATENPRLNGVLVAADETTGLAVSIDRISLSHHDIEALASAPVSR; this is encoded by the coding sequence ATGACCCGTCTGCTCTTCATCGGAGACATCGTCGGCAAGGCCGGCCGGGAACTGGTGCGCCGTGGTCTCGGCATCATCGTGGCGCGCCATCAGGTCGATTTCGTCATCGTCAACGGCGAGAACGTGGCGGCGGGATTCGGCATCACGCCCGATCTGGCCGACGACCTCTTCGGGTACGGCGTGCACGTGATCACCGGCGGCAACCACTCGTGGGACAAGAAGGAGATCGTGCCGTACCTGGCCGATCACCCGCGGCTGCTGCGCCCGGCGAACTTCCCGCCCGGCACGCCCGGCGTCGGGCACGTCGTGGCGCGCGCGGGCAACGGCGTGTCGGTCGGCGTGATCAACTTGATGGGCCGCGTGTTCATGACCGCGATCGACGATCCCTTTCGCGGCGCACAGGCGATCGTCGATCGGCTCCGGGGCGAGGCCCAACTGCTCTTCGTCGACTTCCATGCGGAAGCGACGTCCGAGAAGGTCGCGATGGGGTGGCATCTCGACGGCCGCGTCGCCGCGGTCGTCGGCACGCACACGCACGTCGCCACCGCCGATGCGCGCGTCCTTCCGCGCGGCACCGCCTACATCACGGACGTGGGCATGACGGGGCCGCACGACTCGGTGATCGGCGTCGAACGCGCCGCGGTCCTCCAGCGGTTCCTGACGGGTCTGCCGCAGCGGTTCGAGACGGCCACCGAGAACCCGCGCCTCAACGGCGTGCTCGTCGCCGCCGACGAGACGACCGGGCTGGCCGTGTCGATCGATCGGATCAGCCTCTCGCATCACGACATCGAGGCGCTGGCCTCGGCGCCGGTGTCGCGCTGA
- a CDS encoding Hsp20/alpha crystallin family protein, whose amino-acid sequence MTLTRWSPVRGVATLEIDRLNRMFEAAFEGEPLARGGWVPAVDIFETAGKDVVIKAELPEMKREDISITFENNVLTIEGERRFADVSGPEKYHRVERGYGRFRRSFTVPATVEASRVEAAYRDGVLTITLPRRAETKPRQIEVNG is encoded by the coding sequence ATGACATTGACACGTTGGAGTCCCGTGCGCGGCGTGGCCACTCTGGAGATTGATCGTCTCAACCGGATGTTCGAAGCCGCTTTCGAGGGCGAGCCGCTCGCGCGCGGCGGGTGGGTGCCGGCCGTCGACATCTTCGAGACGGCAGGCAAGGACGTCGTGATCAAAGCCGAGCTGCCCGAGATGAAGCGGGAGGACATCAGCATCACGTTCGAGAACAACGTGCTGACGATCGAGGGGGAACGGCGGTTCGCTGACGTGAGCGGGCCGGAGAAGTACCACCGGGTCGAGCGGGGCTACGGTCGGTTCCGCCGCAGCTTCACCGTGCCGGCGACGGTCGAGGCGAGCCGGGTGGAAGCCGCCTATCGCGACGGCGTGCTGACCATCACGCTGCCGCGCCGCGCGGAGACCAAGCCGCGGCAGATCGAAGTGAACGGCTAG
- the gatA gene encoding Asp-tRNA(Asn)/Glu-tRNA(Gln) amidotransferase subunit GatA yields the protein MIDPFVTARALRDAIASRAISAEAACRAALDRIAATDNRLHAFHEVHAEKALSRARALDRLPGPAGPLHGVPVALKDNIAAAGAVTTAGSRILERYVSPFDATVVQRLDAAGAVIVGNTICDEFAMGSSTENCAFGPARNPWDASRAPGGSSGGSAVAVAAGMTPIALGSDTGGSIRQPAAFCGIVGLKPTYGRVSRFGLLAYASSLDQIGPFARTVDDAALCLEAIAGADPLDATAASRPVPAFTSALTGTVEGSTIGVPWTLLDMGVDRDVRQAFDESIRTLERMGAAIADVELPHARFAIPTYYLVATAEASSNLARYDGVRFGLRAADAATVDQMYDRTREAGFGPEVKRRIMLGTYVLSAGYYDAYYLKAQQVRTLIRRDYDRAFERVDAVALPTTPTAAFGLGERTGDPLQMYLADVFTVSAPLAGLPAISVPCGYAESGLPIGLQLTGRAWDEATILRMAAAYEQAMPWKDRHPPL from the coding sequence GTGATCGACCCGTTCGTCACCGCGCGCGCGCTGCGCGATGCCATCGCGTCGCGCGCGATCTCGGCCGAAGCCGCGTGCCGCGCCGCGCTCGACCGCATCGCCGCCACGGACAATCGCCTCCACGCCTTCCACGAGGTGCACGCCGAGAAGGCGCTGTCGCGCGCTCGCGCGCTCGACCGGCTGCCGGGCCCGGCCGGGCCCCTCCACGGCGTGCCGGTCGCGCTCAAGGACAACATCGCCGCGGCCGGCGCCGTCACGACGGCTGGCTCGCGCATCCTCGAGCGCTACGTCTCGCCGTTCGACGCGACCGTCGTGCAACGGCTCGACGCGGCGGGCGCCGTCATCGTAGGCAACACGATCTGCGACGAGTTCGCAATGGGCTCCTCGACCGAGAACTGCGCGTTCGGCCCGGCCCGCAATCCGTGGGACGCGAGCCGCGCGCCCGGCGGATCGAGCGGCGGCTCGGCCGTCGCGGTGGCCGCCGGCATGACCCCGATCGCGCTCGGCTCCGACACGGGCGGCTCGATCCGCCAGCCCGCGGCCTTCTGCGGCATCGTCGGCCTGAAGCCGACGTACGGCCGCGTCTCGCGCTTCGGCCTGCTCGCGTATGCGTCGTCGCTCGATCAGATCGGCCCCTTCGCGCGCACCGTCGACGATGCGGCGTTGTGCCTCGAGGCCATCGCCGGTGCGGATCCTCTGGACGCCACCGCGGCGAGCCGGCCGGTGCCCGCGTTCACGTCCGCGCTGACCGGCACGGTCGAGGGCTCGACGATCGGCGTGCCCTGGACGCTGCTCGACATGGGCGTCGATCGCGACGTGCGCCAGGCCTTCGACGAGAGCATTCGCACGCTCGAGCGCATGGGCGCGGCGATCGCCGACGTCGAGCTGCCGCACGCGCGCTTCGCGATTCCGACCTACTACCTCGTCGCCACGGCGGAAGCCAGCTCGAACCTGGCGCGCTACGACGGCGTGCGCTTCGGCCTGCGCGCCGCCGACGCGGCGACCGTGGACCAGATGTACGACCGGACACGCGAAGCGGGATTCGGCCCCGAGGTGAAGCGCCGGATCATGCTCGGCACCTACGTGCTGAGCGCCGGCTACTACGACGCGTACTACCTCAAGGCGCAGCAGGTGCGCACGCTGATCCGGCGCGACTACGACCGCGCGTTCGAGCGCGTCGATGCCGTGGCGCTGCCGACGACGCCGACCGCGGCGTTCGGGCTGGGAGAGCGGACGGGGGATCCGCTCCAGATGTACCTGGCGGACGTGTTCACGGTCAGCGCGCCGCTCGCCGGGCTTCCGGCGATCAGCGTGCCGTGCGGCTACGCGGAGAGCGGCCTGCCGATCGGACTCCAGTTGACGGGGCGCGCGTGGGACGAAGCGACGATCCTGCGAATGGCGGCGGCCTACGAGCAGGCGATGCCGTGGAAGGATCGACACCCGCCGCTGTAG
- the xseB gene encoding exodeoxyribonuclease VII small subunit has protein sequence MPDSIKDFESAIAELETIVKQMEEGDLPLDRSLALFERGIALSRYCHDQLAAAERRIEQLTDRGDLKDASHLLESNDVDR, from the coding sequence ATGCCCGACTCCATCAAGGACTTCGAGTCCGCCATCGCCGAACTGGAGACCATCGTCAAACAGATGGAGGAAGGTGATCTGCCGCTCGACCGTTCGCTTGCGCTCTTCGAGCGCGGCATCGCGCTGTCGCGCTACTGCCACGATCAGCTCGCGGCGGCGGAACGGCGGATCGAGCAACTCACCGACCGTGGCGACCTGAAAGACGCGTCCCACCTGCTCGAGTCGAACGACGTCGACCGGTGA
- a CDS encoding polyprenyl synthetase family protein, producing the protein MTAAPSDLHAYLAARREDVERGLHAVLDGLAAPSVIAAPVRYALLGPGKRLRPCLTLAVAECAGAAGDLDPATARALALPGACAVEMIHTYSLVHDDLPAMDDDDLRRGRPTTHVVYGEGMGILAGDALSTEAFLVLARWTASTAPAESAPAGRRLQAIATLAEAAGIAGMVGGQAIDLAAAGRQAAFDAAALEDMHLRKTGALIRAACRVGALLVGAAPTTVAAVDAYAREVGLAFQIVDDVLDVEGSNAALGKTAGKDAAAGKPTFPAFYGIDGSRARAAACVARAHDALRDVPHSERLRAIAAWSLTREK; encoded by the coding sequence GTGACCGCCGCGCCGTCCGACCTGCACGCCTATCTCGCGGCCCGTCGCGAGGACGTCGAGCGCGGCCTGCACGCCGTGCTCGACGGATTGGCCGCGCCGTCCGTGATCGCCGCGCCCGTCCGGTACGCGCTGCTCGGACCGGGCAAGCGCCTGCGCCCGTGTCTCACGCTCGCGGTCGCCGAGTGCGCCGGCGCCGCCGGCGATCTCGATCCGGCCACGGCCCGCGCGCTCGCGCTGCCCGGCGCCTGCGCCGTCGAGATGATCCACACCTACTCGCTCGTCCACGACGACCTCCCGGCGATGGACGATGACGATCTGCGCCGCGGCCGGCCGACGACGCACGTCGTGTACGGCGAAGGGATGGGCATCCTCGCGGGCGACGCGCTCTCGACCGAGGCGTTCCTGGTGCTCGCTCGGTGGACCGCGTCCACGGCGCCCGCCGAGTCCGCGCCAGCCGGCCGGCGGCTCCAGGCGATCGCGACGCTCGCCGAGGCCGCAGGCATCGCCGGGATGGTCGGTGGCCAGGCCATCGATCTCGCCGCGGCCGGCCGACAGGCTGCCTTCGACGCCGCCGCGCTCGAGGACATGCACCTCCGGAAGACCGGCGCGCTCATCCGCGCCGCGTGCCGCGTCGGCGCGCTGCTCGTGGGCGCCGCGCCCACGACCGTCGCCGCCGTCGACGCCTACGCGCGCGAGGTCGGCCTCGCGTTTCAGATCGTGGACGACGTGCTGGACGTCGAGGGATCGAACGCCGCGCTCGGCAAGACGGCCGGCAAGGACGCGGCCGCCGGCAAGCCGACCTTTCCGGCCTTCTACGGCATCGACGGTTCGCGCGCGCGCGCGGCGGCCTGCGTCGCCCGCGCGCACGACGCACTCCGCGACGTGCCGCACAGCGAGCGCCTCCGCGCGATCGCCGCGTGGAGCCTCACGCGCGAAAAGTGA
- a CDS encoding TlyA family RNA methyltransferase, with protein MKTRLDLLVVARGLAATRERARALILAGDVLVDGVPARKAGMTVDESAAIVLRQPDHPWASRGGLKLAHALDAFRIDVGGATALDIGASTGGFTDVLVARGARRVVALDVGSGQLDWRLRTDPRVVCVEGVNARHLTPQMLPADLRQFDLVTIDVSFISLALILPVVPPLLVRAGRVVALVKPQFEAGREEVGAGGIVRDPAVHARVVEAVTAAALRVGLTRLGLEPSPVTGAEGNREFLMLLAPQS; from the coding sequence GTGAAGACCCGATTGGACCTGCTCGTGGTCGCGCGCGGTCTCGCCGCGACGCGCGAGCGGGCCCGCGCGCTGATCCTCGCCGGCGACGTCCTCGTCGACGGCGTGCCGGCGCGCAAGGCCGGCATGACGGTCGACGAGAGCGCCGCGATCGTGCTGCGGCAGCCCGATCACCCGTGGGCGAGCCGCGGCGGGTTGAAGCTCGCGCACGCGCTCGACGCGTTTCGCATCGACGTCGGCGGCGCAACGGCGCTCGACATCGGCGCGTCCACCGGCGGGTTCACCGACGTGCTCGTCGCCCGCGGCGCACGGCGCGTCGTCGCGCTCGACGTCGGCAGCGGCCAGCTCGACTGGCGCCTGCGGACCGATCCCCGGGTCGTCTGCGTGGAAGGCGTGAACGCGCGCCATCTCACGCCGCAAATGCTGCCGGCCGACCTGCGGCAGTTCGATCTCGTCACGATCGACGTCTCGTTCATCTCGCTCGCGCTGATCCTACCGGTCGTGCCGCCGCTCCTGGTGCGCGCCGGCCGTGTCGTCGCGCTCGTCAAGCCGCAGTTCGAGGCTGGCCGGGAGGAGGTCGGGGCCGGCGGCATCGTGCGCGATCCGGCCGTGCACGCGCGCGTCGTCGAGGCGGTCACGGCCGCCGCTCTTCGAGTAGGATTGACGCGCCTCGGCCTGGAGCCGTCACCGGTGACCGGCGCTGAAGGCAACCGCGAGTTCCTGATGTTGCTCGCCCCCCAATCATGA